A single region of the Mercenaria mercenaria strain notata chromosome 6, MADL_Memer_1, whole genome shotgun sequence genome encodes:
- the LOC123548713 gene encoding uncharacterized protein LOC123548713, with amino-acid sequence MSSTVQQGSLLKAELDISTKLSNLEERASNLEVEFSNIMMAARDLANAVKRYVDKTETESRSWDILESIIEGDNKVRDILDHVKVFFNFLLAKMASKHAEITDIKMLWHLIDKEGVKQVFCDAIKSFGFKESEADDIQLLLAVMYKLQVDLERDTEVKDKTTATSDDVVGKKRRGEDFSAYGNQDISNGKIDQLGCSGNSCISEISRMVGSSNSSGEQNSDVDYTSIPVDLSDKASSAVLSWNVEDSLKNVTRRMVAIVIYTLNVGRENKDQSIIAENKGQSVTE; translated from the exons atgtcgtcAACAGTACAACAGGGAAGCCTCCTAAAGGCTGAGCTTGATATCAGTACAAAGCTCAGCAATTTGGAAGAAAGGGCATCCAACTTAGAGGTAGAATTCAGCAACATAATGATGGCAGCAAGAGATCTAGCGAATGCGGTGAAACGGTACGTCGACAAAACTGAAACAGAGTCGAGG AGTTGGGACATTCTAGAGAGTATCATAGAAGGAGATAACAAAGTTCGCGACATCTTGGACCACGTGAAAGTATTCTTCAACTTTTTGTTAGCAAAGATGGCGTCCAAGCATGCTGAAATCACTGACATCAAAATGCTGTGGCACCTAATAGATAAAGAGGGTGTCAAACAAGTTTTCTGCGATGCGATCAAGTCGTTTGGGTTCAAGGAAAGTGAAGCAGATGATATCCAACTGCTATTAGCCGTTATGTACAAGTTACAAGTAGATCTGGAAAGAGACACTGAAGTCAAAGACAAGACTACTGCCACAAGTGATGACGTTGTAGGTAAGAAGCGACGCGGTGAAGATTTTAGCGCTTACGGTAATCAAGATATTTCTAATGGAAAAATAGATCAACTTGGCTGTTCCGGGAACAGCTGCATCTCAGAAATTAGCCGTATGGTAGGAAGTTCCAACAGTTCTGGGGAGCAAAACTCGGACGTGGATTATACGTCAATACCTGTTGATTTAAGTGACAAAGCTTCGTCAGCGGTACTGTCTTGGAACGTAGAGGACAGTCTGAAAAATGTAACCAGACGGATGGTAGCCATTGTAATATATACTCTCAACGTTGGTAGAGAGAACAAAGACCAGTCAATTATTGCCGAGAACAAGGGACAGTCAGTCACTGAATAA